Part of the Wolbachia endosymbiont of Ctenocephalides felis wCfeJ genome, TTTAGCAATTTTAGGAGCTATTTGGACTGCCTCATCGACTGTTGAAGGGCTGAGGACGATATTGAATAAAGCCTACAAGGTTCCAGTTTCACCACCTTATGTATTAAGAAGAATACTAAGCATATTGCAATTTTTAGTGATTACGTTCATTATAACTCTAACTATAATATTCTCCACATTAGTACCAATGCTAATAGGGTTTTCCTATCATGGGCTGAGTTATACAAAATATCTCCTTGTTGAATTTGTGCTATTTTTAGTAGTTTCTTGGCTATATTTTATGTTGCCCAATATCAAACAAAATTTATCGGATGTATTTCCTGGATCCTGCGTAGCTGTTATGCTGTGGACACTTTCAGCTTCAGTTTTCAAGCAATACTTGCGAGCCTCCTTTGGCCAACTAGATTTGATATACGGAAGTTTGGGTGGTATAGTAGTGTCGTTATTATTTTTTTATGTGGTAAGTTTAATTTTTATATATGGAGCAAAGTTTAATTTTCAGCTAAAATATTCTAATGGGTTTTGCTGATGAGAAATAAATGGGCAAATTAGAAGGCAAGATAGCTTTAATTAACGGAGCTTCAGGTGGAATAGGATCTGCAGTTGCAAAAAGGTTTGTCAGGGAAGGTGCATATGTAATTTTAATTTCGAGGTCTATCGATCATCTCAAACCACTGTATAATGAAATTGAAGAGCTTGAAGAATTCAAAGAAGGCTCTGTAAAGCTAATTCAGCTTGATCTTTTAGACTTTGAAAATGTGCAGATACTAGCAAATATGATAGAGAGTCTGAAATTATCAGAATCTGGAGCACTTGATATATTAGTTGCTTGTACTGGAATTTTAGGTAAGTTAAGTCCTGTTCACGAGTGCGAGCTTGAAGAGCTGCAGAATATAATGAATACAAATTTTACTGCCAATTGGTACTTGCTAAAAAACTTAGACCCAGTACTAAAAAAATCTAATTCTGGAAGGGTGGTATTTATGACTTCAGAAGTGACACTTTCTCCATCTTCTTATCCTTATTGGGCACCCTATGCTGCCAGTAAAGCCGCACTAGAAATCATAGTCAAGATATATGCATCTGAGACAAAACATACGAAACTGTGTGTAAATGCTGTGTATCCAGAAGGACCTGTTGACAGCGAAATGTATAAGCAAGCCTTTCCTGGAAAGGATACACCTGAACTAGTACTGCCTGATAAACTAACAGATAAATTTGTAGAACTGACTTCTGAAGACTGTGACATATCAGGACAAGTTTTACCCCTCAGTAAATCCCTTGAGTAAGTTGCGCGGCTATACAAACAGTATTGTACGCAGTCAATGTTGAGGCAAAAGTGGTGTTATGTGAGTAGATACAAGCTGACACCGTCAGAAAGTGAACCAGTGTCACCTGCTTGTATGACAGAGAAAGGCACACCTAGATGACATCATAAGAAAACTGGGATAACACCATCTGTCACGCAAACTACCTGCTGATTGCAACATTCGTACAGCTTTGACCATAATGCAAGAAGTCTATCACCATTAAGATAAGCCTTATTTTCATTTTTACGCAAAATCGAAAATAAGAGGTCTCTTATGTTCATCCACGCAAATAAGGTAAGCCTTATTTTCATTTTTATACAGAATCGAAAATAAGAGGTTTCTTATTTTCATCAAAGGGTGTTATTCCAGCGCGTGACGCTGGAATCCAGTAAAAAAAAGAATGGATCCCAGTGCCAGCTACTTTGATGACATCGTAGAGGCTACTGGGATAACACCACTTGCCATACAAACTACCACCTACAAATCATAATGTTCATACGGTTGTGCCCCAGTTGTCACTAATTTTTACCTCAACTTCAAACGGTATAGAAATCTTCACTGCATTTTCCATTATATCCTTCACAAGTTTTGCTGTTTCTTGTACCTTATCATCCTCTACCTCAACCAGTAGTTCATCATGAACTTGAAGGATTATTTTACCTCCCTTTAACTGATCATAAAGTTGGATCATTGCACGTTTTATTATATCAGCGGCAGTTCCTTGCACGGGTGCGTTTATTGCTGCTCTTTCTGCAAATTGTCTTAGGTAAGTGATTGTATTGTGTATGTCTTTGACAAAGCATCTTCGACCAAACAGAGTTTCTACATAACCATGCTGTCTCGCAATAGACATTGCTTTTTCCATATAGATCTTTATTTCCGGGTAACAGGAGAAATAATAATTAATGTATTCAGCAGCCTCCTCAATGGTAATTTTAAACCTCCTTGCAAGGCCAAACGGACTAATGCCATATATAATTCCAAAATTAATAGATTTTGCTTTTTGTCTTAGCTGTCTATCTACCTCTATACCTTCTTGCACCCCGAAAACCTGTCTTGCAGTGATATTATGAACATCTTGCCCATTTGCAAAGGCTTCTTTGAATGCTGCAACATTTGCAATATGTGCCAAAAGTCTCAATTCTATTTGTGAATAATCGGCAGAAATTATCTTATATCCTTTTGGTGCAATAAATGCTTGTCTGATAAAGTTTCCTTCCTCACTCCTGATAGGAATATTCTGCAGATTAGGATTACTGGAGCTGAGCCTACCCGTTGCAGTTGTTGAGAAGTTTGTATGCACTCTACCATCAATAGGGTCAACCCGCTTTACTAGTGCGTCAGTGTAGGTACCTTTCAGCTTGCTTAAGTGTCGCCAATCTAAAATCTTACTAGCAATTTCAACCCCCTCCATTCCAAGCTCCTCTAGTACTTCAGAGTTTGTGCTATAAGATCCAGATTTTAACTTTTTCTTCTTATTAAGCCCCATTTTATTAAATAAAACATCACTTAATTGTTTTGGCGAAGCAATATTAAATCTCTCCCCCGCTAAATTATGTATATCATCCTCAAGCACAGCGAGTAACTGTTGAAACTTACCAGACAATTCCTGCAGTTTTTGAATATTTAGCAATATTCCATTTTTTTCCATGTTGAGTATTACCTCCGTAAGCGGCTTATCAAAACGCTCGTAAATTGTAAAAAGCTTTTCTTGAAACAATCTTTGTGTTAGTTTTTCATGGACCGCTATCAAGGTTTTTGCTGAGAAGGTTCCCACATCTCCGCTCAAATTATGTGCAATTATGTTTGAAATGCTATGGTCATGCTTTCCTGTATCAAGGCTATATGACATTGTCATCAAATCATCAACTGAGCCCAATACTTTTTCTATTGCAGGAAATATTTCTCTTACCTTTCTAACATCATGTATTACTTTAAGCACTCCATTTGAAAGAAGAGTTGAGTTAATCGCAATAACTGCATTTTGTAGGTAGTCTTGACTTATATAGAAAATACTATCTTTACTGTAAGACAAGGATATTTTGCTGATTACGTCGTCTTCAAAATGGCAATAGATTGCAATTTTGCCTTCGTATCTACAGTGCTCTAAAAATTTTTCTAATTCTTCACTATTATATTCTGTCTTTTTTTTTTTGCTAGATTTACTATAAGAAAAAAGCTGTTCTACTTTGCCTATCAAGGAATTAAACTCATATTTCTTTAAAAAACCTAACAACTTCTCCATATTTGGAGGATGGACTTCATATTTTTCAATATCGTGCTGAAGGTCTACTTTTTCGCATAGTGATAAAAGTTTTCTTGAAATTAACGCTTTTTCTTTATGTTCGGTGAGAATGTTACGTACCCTTGTTTGCTCGATATTATTAATGTTTTCCAGAATATTATTCAACGAACCAAATTCATCTAGCAACTTAGCTGCAGTTTTTGGGCCTATTCCTGGAACACCTGGAATATTGTCAGATGTATCACCAGTTAGGGAAAACAAATCAAGAAGTTTGTCTGAATTTACACCAAATTTTTCCACTACTTGTTTCTCATCTATATACATATCTTTAATAGGATCAAATATTAAAACGTTGTAATTTAAGAGTTGAAACAAATCTTTATCTGACGAAGCTATTACCACTTTAAAGTCTTGCTGGTTGGCGTATTTTGCGGCTAGTGTTGCAATTATGTCATCTGCTTCATAGCCTTCAATTTCTTCATAGCTCAGACTAAAAGCTTCCACCGCTTCTCTCAGTATTGCAAACTGTGGAATTAAATCCTCAGGGGGTGTTACTCTGTTTGCTTTGTATTCAGAATACAAAGTGTGTCTGAAATTTTTTTTACCGGAGTCAAATGCTATGGTCAAGTAATCTGAATGGACAATGTACTTAAGAACCATTTTTAGAAAGCCATACACACCACCTATTGGTATACCAGTTGTGGTAGTTAAGTGATGCAAAACATAATAAGCTCTAAAAAGAAAGCCGTAACCATCAATGATTGTGAAAGTTTTTTCTTTCATTGTAGATATTCACATGTGCCCTTGATAGTCTATGATTTAACTACAAAAATCAAGCCTTTGTTTTCTACTTTTAAGTATTGCAAGAGACTTTACCTAAAATGGCATTCATGTATAGTTAATAGTTACCATTTAAAATTAGATTATGTTGCTAATAGGTTGAGAGTTTAAAATGAGTAAAAAAACAGAAAAAGCAAGGCATAAGCTCAGTAAATCAGATATTAGCAGTCCGATTATTCCCAATCCTGCTCCAATAACCAGCGAAGTAAGGCCAATAAAAGTTAGACGAGAGGCTAAAACAAACAACCTAATCTCTGAAAAAGGCAGAGCTCACTCTTTGTCAACCTTCAGCACTGACTCTGATGCAGTATCAATATCAAGTGATAGTGGAATATCGTCAAGCTTCAGCACAACAAGCGACAGCGAAGTATTTGATACAAATTCAATATCAAGTGATAGTGGAACACCGTCTGGTCGGATAACACCAACTGCCTCGGTAGCAGAAGACATCCCTCAATCAAAATCAGCAAATGGTAGAAAACCTCCTGTTCTAGGAAAATTGAAAAAGGTTAGCATTCCTGAAGTGCCAAAAGATTTTGTCTTATCAAAGAAAAAATCTCCTCAGATGAAGAGTAAACCTCAGCAACCTCAAAAAGCAGTTGAGCAGATTGTTAGTCTTGATGATCAGATTAAAGCTCTACAGAATAGGCAAAATAACCTGCAACAGAAGCTTACTAAGCTCAATCAGCAGAGTAGATTATTTATATTTATAAAATCAAAAGAACATAGGACTAAAGAAAGGGAGCTAAATTCCCAATTAGCAGAAGTAACGAAAGCTAAATGGAAAGTTGAGCTTGATAGAAAGTTTGAAAGTGACAAAGACTTAGAAATTTCAGATTTTGCAGATAGATCTTGTGACGCAAGTAACTCTAACAATAAATATCTAGAGGGAATAAATAAAGTAATAAAAAAGCATCCTAGTCTGTATGTACATTACACATGTAAGGACCCTAATGATTTTTTAAATTCAAGGTCCTTTGTATATAAATCCCTCCAGGAAATCCTGGAGAGAGCTAATCCTACATATGAAGATAAACAGATCTTGCTCAGGTATGATGCATATCAGGTTAAAACTCTACTGCAAAGTGGTGATATAACAGACAAGGAAGACAAAAAAGCGCTCAAAGAGATATACAAAGACTTAAAGAATGAAATGAGTAAAAGTAGAAAAAGCTTTGATGCGAAAAATGACCAATATATCTGTAAATTAAGAAAAGGTCGGGGAACGTCACCGGATTCAATTATGAAATCTGTACAAACATCACAACAGTTGCAACACTCTAGGTAAAAAATGTCAACACACCTAATTAAAGTATAAACTTAGATAAATCTAGCTGCTTTGAGATCGATTGAAGCTTATCTTTCACATATTTGCCATCTATAACAAATTTTTCACCACTGTTCTCGGAAGCTATAAAACTTATTTCATCTAAAAGCTTCTCCATTACAGTATGAAGCCTTCTTGCGCCTATATTTTCTACTTCTCTATTAACTGTAAATGCGATTTCAGCTATGGTTTCGATACCATCGTTGGTAAACTCAAGTATCACATTTTCTGTTTTCATTAAAGCTATGTATTGCTTTAACAAGCTAGACTCAGGTTCTTTTAATATTCTTATTAAGTCCTCTTGAGTAAGTGCCTTAAGTTCTACTCTGATCGGTAATCTACCCTGTAATTCCGGCAAAAGGTCAGACGGTTTAGATAGGTGAAAAGCACCAGATGCAATAAATAATATATGATCTGTTTTGACATGGCCGTACTTAGTTGAAACAGTTGTTCCTTCAAGTAGTGGTAATAAATCACGTTGTACCCCTTCTCTATTTACTTCACCTTTTACCTCTGTACGTGCTGCTATTTTATCTATTTCATCCAAAAACACTATGCCTTCATTAGTGACAAGATCAATGGCTTTTTTGATTATCTTATTCTCATCCATTAATCTTTCACTTTCCTCATTAATCAATATTTCTCGAGCTTCTTTTACCTTAACCGTAATAGTTTTTGTTTTTTTACCTCCATTGAACATTTTGCCCATTAGTTCTGTTACATTTACTATACCAACTTGCCCGCCTGGCATACCTGGTATATCAAAAGCTGGTAACACGCCCTTGCTTTCTCTGACATTAATGGAAACTTCCCCGTTTTCAAATTCTTTATTTCTCAATCTTTCTCTGAAAATCTTTTTACTCTCTTCGCTTGCACTCTCACCAACCATAGAATCGACTATTGTCTTTTCGGCTAAATCTAAGGCTTTTTTAGCTAAGGCTTTACGTGCTTTCTCTTTAACCAAAACCATTGCTGCATCAACTAAATCGCGTATTATCGAGTCAACATCACGTCCAACATATCCTATTTCAGTGAATTTTGTTGCCTCAACTTTGATGAATGGTGCACCTGCAAGCTTTGCTAAGCGACGAGCTATTTCAGTTTTACCAACCCCTGTATGACCAATCATCAGTATATTTTTAGGTATAATTTCGTCACGTAAAGGAAGGGGAACTTTGTTACGGCGCCAACGGTTTCTGAGTGCAATAGCAACAGCACGCTTTGCATCATTCTGTCCAATTATGAACCTATCTAGCTCCTTAACTATCTTTTGTGGCGGCAGATCATCTAATAAAACTTGTGTACTGTTATTAGCCCGAGCATTTTTGTTATTTGAATCACAACTGCTCTTAGTATCTTTGCAGAGATCATTTTTCTTATTGTGAGTGTTACTATCACAAGACTGCCCTTCTGAAAGAGTCATAGATTGATCAGAGAAATTAGTGAATAAAATTTTTCGTTCAGAAGACATATTATCCCTCTATCTTTTCAATAACTACATTATGATTTGTATAAACACATATATCAGCTGCTATTTTCATAGCTCTTCTTGCAACTTCCTCTATTGATATTCCCTCAACATCAATCAGAGCTCTTGCTGCAGATAGAGCAAAATTTCCACCAGAACCAATAGCTGCAATCCCATCCTCAGGTTCAAGAACGTCCCCTGTCCCTGTAATAACCAATGAGATAGATTTATCTGCAACTATCATCATAGCTTCCAGCTTTCTTAAATATTTATCCATTCTCCAATCTTTTGCAAGTTCAACACATGCCCTCATTAATTGTCCAGGATGTTTGTCAAGCTTTGATTCCAGTCTCTCAAAGAGAGTAAATGCATCAGCTGTTGCTCCAGCGAAGCCAGCAATTACAGAGTCACCAGAAAGACGCCTGACTTTCTTTGCCCCGGATTTTATAACAGTGTGGCCCAGTGAAACCTGTCCATCACCTACTACTACTACATTTTTACCTCTTCTGATTGACAGTATGGTAGTTCCATATATCTTATCGTTATCATGTCGAATCATTTTTCTGTCATTTTAATTCATTATACTATAACTGTAGTTAAATATGTTTAGTTACAGCTTATAATATAGTACATTCCTTATAACATTTAAAGTGTAGATGCAAAATATAATTCATCCAAATTTGGAAAAAAATATAAATGATTGGTTTGAGACAAAATTTAACGGTTTTACGTTGCCGTTTTATAGCTCTGTAGATCTCAGAAATTCTGGTTATAAAATTGCCCCAATAGACGCCAATTTGTTTCCTGCAGGGTTCAATAATTTAAGTGAGTTATCAAAAACAACAGCAGCAAAACTGGTACGAAGCTACTTTGAAAAAAAACGATATAAAAAAATTCTTGTAATACCGGAGAACTATACACGAAATAAAATATACATAGAAAACGTATTTGCCATAGAAAAAATATTGCAATTAGCGGGTTTTGAAACTAAAACCGGCCTATTTCATAACGAAGCATACAATTCAATAGAGCCATATGAAACTGTTGTGAAAGAAAACTCTCTGCTGAAGACAACTTCAGGATTCGTACCCGATGTTATTGTGCTGAACCGGGATATGACAAGCCACATTCCAAGTGTGCTAGAAAATGTAAAACAAGAGATAGTACCAAGTCCACTATATGGTTGGCACAGTAGGCAGAAGTTTAAACATTTTGAAATCTATCAAGAGCTAGCGTCCGAATTTTGTAGCGAATTTGAAATAGACCCATGGCTTATTTCTGTATTTACAAAAAGCTGTAACGAGGTTAATTTTAGTGACCACTCATCGCGGGAAACAGTGGCAACTAAGGTTAACCAAGTGTTGTCCCTCATACACAAAAAATACGAAGAATATGAAATCAAAACACAACCTTATGTTTTTATCAAAGCAAGTAATGGAACATATGGAATGGGTATTATAACAGCAACAAGCGGAGATGAAATATTAAACCTCAATAAAAAAAAGCGCCATAAGATGAAAAAAGTAAAGGAAGGAATAAAAATCAATAGTGTCATTGTACAAGAAGGTATACCAACTATCGATGTATTTGAACGCAGTCCTGCAGAGCCGCTAATATACTATATCGGAAATACACCGACATGCTATTTATATCGCTGTAATAGTAGAAAAACCATATATTCCAGCTTGAATGCCACTGACTGTGAATTTCATGATATTAGCCAAGTCATAGAAAATAAAACCCTGTCACTCTGGAATGTGGTTAGCAAGTTAGCAGTGCTAGCATTGGCGGTAGAAATGAGGTCTTTTCATATCTAATTTCTTACCTCTACATAGCAGGGCCATTATATAGATTATTACCACAATCA contains:
- a CDS encoding YihY/virulence factor BrkB family protein, which gives rise to MNKLLQKFYSIIYCLYRALIDTIYNDGMEHAGYLSFLILLSIFPFLIVLMALASTFASFLDQYNIGWTSIIDNMPQDILASLMPRIKEIISGPPHSLLTLAILGAIWTASSTVEGLRTILNKAYKVPVSPPYVLRRILSILQFLVITFIITLTIIFSTLVPMLIGFSYHGLSYTKYLLVEFVLFLVVSWLYFMLPNIKQNLSDVFPGSCVAVMLWTLSASVFKQYLRASFGQLDLIYGSLGGIVVSLLFFYVVSLIFIYGAKFNFQLKYSNGFC
- a CDS encoding SDR family oxidoreductase, translated to MGKLEGKIALINGASGGIGSAVAKRFVREGAYVILISRSIDHLKPLYNEIEELEEFKEGSVKLIQLDLLDFENVQILANMIESLKLSESGALDILVACTGILGKLSPVHECELEELQNIMNTNFTANWYLLKNLDPVLKKSNSGRVVFMTSEVTLSPSSYPYWAPYAASKAALEIIVKIYASETKHTKLCVNAVYPEGPVDSEMYKQAFPGKDTPELVLPDKLTDKFVELTSEDCDISGQVLPLSKSLE
- the polA gene encoding DNA polymerase I, translating into MKEKTFTIIDGYGFLFRAYYVLHHLTTTTGIPIGGVYGFLKMVLKYIVHSDYLTIAFDSGKKNFRHTLYSEYKANRVTPPEDLIPQFAILREAVEAFSLSYEEIEGYEADDIIATLAAKYANQQDFKVVIASSDKDLFQLLNYNVLIFDPIKDMYIDEKQVVEKFGVNSDKLLDLFSLTGDTSDNIPGVPGIGPKTAAKLLDEFGSLNNILENINNIEQTRVRNILTEHKEKALISRKLLSLCEKVDLQHDIEKYEVHPPNMEKLLGFLKKYEFNSLIGKVEQLFSYSKSSKKKKTEYNSEELEKFLEHCRYEGKIAIYCHFEDDVISKISLSYSKDSIFYISQDYLQNAVIAINSTLLSNGVLKVIHDVRKVREIFPAIEKVLGSVDDLMTMSYSLDTGKHDHSISNIIAHNLSGDVGTFSAKTLIAVHEKLTQRLFQEKLFTIYERFDKPLTEVILNMEKNGILLNIQKLQELSGKFQQLLAVLEDDIHNLAGERFNIASPKQLSDVLFNKMGLNKKKKLKSGSYSTNSEVLEELGMEGVEIASKILDWRHLSKLKGTYTDALVKRVDPIDGRVHTNFSTTATGRLSSSNPNLQNIPIRSEEGNFIRQAFIAPKGYKIISADYSQIELRLLAHIANVAAFKEAFANGQDVHNITARQVFGVQEGIEVDRQLRQKAKSINFGIIYGISPFGLARRFKITIEEAAEYINYYFSCYPEIKIYMEKAMSIARQHGYVETLFGRRCFVKDIHNTITYLRQFAERAAINAPVQGTAADIIKRAMIQLYDQLKGGKIILQVHDELLVEVEDDKVQETAKLVKDIMENAVKISIPFEVEVKISDNWGTTV
- the hslU gene encoding ATP-dependent protease ATPase subunit HslU, giving the protein MTLSEGQSCDSNTHNKKNDLCKDTKSSCDSNNKNARANNSTQVLLDDLPPQKIVKELDRFIIGQNDAKRAVAIALRNRWRRNKVPLPLRDEIIPKNILMIGHTGVGKTEIARRLAKLAGAPFIKVEATKFTEIGYVGRDVDSIIRDLVDAAMVLVKEKARKALAKKALDLAEKTIVDSMVGESASEESKKIFRERLRNKEFENGEVSINVRESKGVLPAFDIPGMPGGQVGIVNVTELMGKMFNGGKKTKTITVKVKEAREILINEESERLMDENKIIKKAIDLVTNEGIVFLDEIDKIAARTEVKGEVNREGVQRDLLPLLEGTTVSTKYGHVKTDHILFIASGAFHLSKPSDLLPELQGRLPIRVELKALTQEDLIRILKEPESSLLKQYIALMKTENVILEFTNDGIETIAEIAFTVNREVENIGARRLHTVMEKLLDEISFIASENSGEKFVIDGKYVKDKLQSISKQLDLSKFIL
- the hslV gene encoding ATP-dependent protease subunit HslV, with the translated sequence MIRHDNDKIYGTTILSIRRGKNVVVVGDGQVSLGHTVIKSGAKKVRRLSGDSVIAGFAGATADAFTLFERLESKLDKHPGQLMRACVELAKDWRMDKYLRKLEAMMIVADKSISLVITGTGDVLEPEDGIAAIGSGGNFALSAARALIDVEGISIEEVARRAMKIAADICVYTNHNVVIEKIEG
- the gshA gene encoding glutamate--cysteine ligase, which translates into the protein MQNIIHPNLEKNINDWFETKFNGFTLPFYSSVDLRNSGYKIAPIDANLFPAGFNNLSELSKTTAAKLVRSYFEKKRYKKILVIPENYTRNKIYIENVFAIEKILQLAGFETKTGLFHNEAYNSIEPYETVVKENSLLKTTSGFVPDVIVLNRDMTSHIPSVLENVKQEIVPSPLYGWHSRQKFKHFEIYQELASEFCSEFEIDPWLISVFTKSCNEVNFSDHSSRETVATKVNQVLSLIHKKYEEYEIKTQPYVFIKASNGTYGMGIITATSGDEILNLNKKKRHKMKKVKEGIKINSVIVQEGIPTIDVFERSPAEPLIYYIGNTPTCYLYRCNSRKTIYSSLNATDCEFHDISQVIENKTLSLWNVVSKLAVLALAVEMRSFHI